Part of the Cydia fagiglandana chromosome 26, ilCydFagi1.1, whole genome shotgun sequence genome, GAACACTCGGAAACCGTACACAACCTGGTCATCCCCCCCATCAAGACCCGAGTCACCAAATCTAAGGACACGATGTTCGTATACGCTCACATGAAGATCATTATCAACGAGCTAGAAAGGGACATAGTGGAAAAAGTCAAAATCGAACTAATGGACTATTTGGAGCAGAAATCTAAACCTGTAGAATACGAGAATTACTTCATCTTCAGTCCCGATGCCGAAGAATCTGCTATGGTTAAGAACAGGAGCCGGGAGCTAAGGAAACGGGATAGAAGGAAAAAGAAGCCGACGGAATTGGAATGCGCGGTCGCTCAGATCAGTTATCCTGAGAGTGGAATCAAAATTGAGaaaattgaaattattaaaCCAGGCGAAGTGGAGAAGATTGATGATGTACCAGATGTAGATGAGAATGTATCAAGTTTGAAAGAGGAAGATACAGTGAAAGAGGAAGATACAGTGGAAATGGAGGTGGATAAGGTGGAGTTTGATGATTCGGAGCCTCTGGAGGTTATTGAGAATGATGGGCACCAGTTTGTGATGATAAACGGAGAGATGTATAGGATAGCGTGCGAGGATGAAGAGtgaaggagcattccacgggctgtcccacACATACGCATTTTATTTCCCTTTTTGCGACTTTTTCGGCATtcaaagcaggcgattatttttctgtgcatatattttttttatttattggaaaACCAACAGCACATGAAATATATTAGCACTATGTATAAAAATTGGAGGCCAATTATAGGTTCTCACAgatagaaattacatataagATAACTTCcctaagtaaatatatatagttTACAATTCTGCGTAGACTAAGCAAGtacatacctaatttatataaattaaaaataaatttttgaccatttctcatagaaaaggaaacttttatacctacaaatgttcagaaaattcgcgtttgtacgggacaaacggtacctatacaatttcatggaatgctccgaAGGCGATTGTACAATCGGTAtcggccttcggtcttcgcaATTAAGACTTTTGTACCTATGTTCCGTGGTTGAGCGATAATCTcgcggacgcttcgggccttatccttttggacgccaatgaccgatatatccgcaccgcaggttcagtgccaaagacggattaatcagTCACAAACCACaaagcaacatagacctacgtgcatatgcataaagttcaatttcatctttgacacttcggtgacgtggcgtccagCTTTTATGTttgcgtgacagcttttgtgtttgacacggcgtcgaaaaggttaaaccctatgcggagctcggcctttgcAATAACTTTCCACGCCACGTTTCACGTAAAGCATTGCGCTTGTGTCCCTGATACGGCCTACCTTaattttttatatcattttggtTATCAAAATGTGTTTTGTGTTAGATTAGTTATTAGATTAAAACTATCTGTTTTaatcatagacctagtattacatagatgagctatacgcgtgcctccgtgagggacaaaacatacgcaaagcgacattattaaaaacacgttttaacattcctgacaacatacttaatctttctggtttgacccattggttgactggtagagaatgccttaaggcattaagtccgccatttgtaccttcatgtattgtgcaataaagattaaaataaataaataaataaacataccaaaaacaatctacgtaattcggtcgggttatttgttgcccaccataaaccatacaaaatttttggtggggaacaaacaaaaagtgagactgcaacaaggacaagcaataatacagctttctctgctactcctactgaaatttccataagtgcatctcgttcggtcgtttggcccctccccccgtgtcatctctatattattgtacctgtATGGTTTTAATCAATTGCGAGTGTTACGTTCGGCGCACTGCAAACGCTTGCACTATAGTCCTGTTTTtcatatttgtatgtatttaagaCCTAATGAAAGATGTTGATGTTTATAGGTTTTTAAAGTAAGTTCCTCTGAGGAGGGCGTTACGGGCTTGCAAAACTTGTAAATGATCCATAGAAGtatatatatacaccgtgtttttattgaattccgttaacttcggggtatgattaagaacgtttaagagaactaaatggcatagataatttaaaaaaaaaaatttttttttttgcattttttaaaacaaaaaaatatttttaaaaagtaattaaatgtagcatatagcgttgttgtaacacgtgcattacatttaactcaaccaaacaattgaaatctgtgacatatcaatgtcatttcgaacatcgatcgaccgagatcgTACTTAAGTtgagtagcaaatgtatgaaactcattctaaacactaatcaatatgtaaaccggccctacggcaagtgtacacgcttgtagaggccttataggaaaaaataaattattgattatctccgaaatggagttaattagaatatcggtgtctttgagaaagttacttgatttaagctcaggaatgcacccttgaaattaacggaaaacaaaaaaaacacggtgtatactcatggttaaataaatatttgatattGAATGAATGGTATTTTAATTAAGGCACTACGCCTTGTTTGATTCCTAAACTCCCCTTTAAATCTGATTTTAAGGAGATAGTCGTAGCTGCAGGACACATAAGTttatggcaaaaatttcatttttggtacaagcttttatcgctgacggtacttttctttccacaggcaactaatgctcatcgagacaattctaaaaatcccaaacacaattaggtttcgtggTTTTATCACAtggttcctatggccacctccggtctccatcatcagatcagctcaatgacaccataatattgcattgtcacccgacttacgtatgtatgcaagcTTTCAGCTCattcggaaaccgggaagtggatcaaatttaacttgcaagatttgattacacgcagacaacggtcaggtgaaagtaaataaaagcttgtatttatattagcattatccaggcgctatacctacctttttttgccgtcactaattccacgcagacgaagttgcGGGCAGAagttagtaaataataaaacaataatttaaaaacaatacacAACGTGCCCATGGGGAACCCAAGAGATTTTAACAGtatattcctgatcatatttgaAGACAAAATGAAAATCCTAGCCTAGTTAAACCAGTTAtaaaaaacatctttttattGTTTCTTAgtggcctttttgatggcgatgttgccaCTGGGATCTAGTACAAATATCCTTACTGATAGATGACATGATGATAAGTGACAAGTAGCGCTTATTTGCAATAACTAggtttctcaaaaaaaaaagataaaattatttttagtgACTGTTTTACAAATAGCATTTACATTTCatgtacaaatacatacaaaaaaggaaaaaaaaaaacatttttttgtaacgAAATTGAGCTAAAATCACATAAGATTTTTTCGTTCTCTAAGAGGTCTCAGAAATGTGTGGATAAAATCTCTCGGTTTTCTCTTGGGCACCATGTATTAATAACCTTTATTCATTGCTAACAAGTACGTTTTCATgaatatcaaaatattatttacataagtTCAAGTATATAATTTGAAACAATTAAGTCTGTTGAAGCACCAAGCGAAATGTTACGGTCATTGGCCAATAATTAGTGTACTATAGTGTACCTTATCTACTCGACGACGAATCATACTGTCCCTTTCTTATGTAAGGTActatgatgtgtgttctttcatgttttatgtttctttttgtacaataaagtattttacgactactactactatccctttcggctatttagggttgccaaaattcaagtaattatcttatctgtggtcatacacgtaaagggacgtcaagttgtgccaaccctaataattgctcggagcaatgctgagccgaacggagccgagaatgTCCGAATGGAAGAGTTTCCCGCCCCTGGTACTGACTTCTAGTGCCATGTCTTTACATGTTTAGTCAAATTACTTCGACAACGACAAGAATACTCGCATATATCGCATTTGTATGGTTTCTCATTACTGTGTATTCTCTCGTGTATCCGTAAAGATTGGATATCCCTACACCTGTAATCACAGGACTTACACTTAAACGGTCTTTCGCCCGTATGAATCATTAGGTGACGTATTAGACCACCTCGTAAGCGGCATTTGAAACCGCATTCATTGCAAGTGTATGGTTTCGGGCCATCGTGTCTCATTTTGTGTTTCAGTAAATTGTGATGAAGGCTGCACCTGTAGCTACACTGGTTACATTTGAAAGGCTTTTCACCAGTATGCGTCATTTTAtgtgttcttaagctgcttcttAATTTGTATTCATTTTGACACTGATTGCATTTATATGGTTTTTCACTACGGTGTTCTATTAAATGCAAGAGAAACCGGCTTTTCATTCTGCATATGAAGTTGCAGTCGTTGCATTGAAAAGTATTTTCGATATGCATTTGTTGATGGCGCAGCCATACTTTTTTTCGACTACATTTAAAAGTGCACTCTGTACAATTGAATGGTCTCGGTGCATGAGATCTTTTGTGTCGACCTAAGTCACTTTTTCGCGTACATGAATAATCGCATATTCCACATTTGAATGAATTCTCAGGTCTATGTGTCCCTTCATGTCTTCGCAAGTCAACCTTGCCTCTACAGGCATATGAACAGTGGCGACACTTGTATGGTTTTTCCCCACTGTGTACCATTTCGTGGCGAACTATGGTTCCTTTACTGTCAGATTTGTAACTGCATTGTTCGCATTGATAACGTTTCTCCCTGTCTTCATTGTGTATCTTTTCATGTACCATCAAAGCGTCTTTCCGACTACACTTATATTCACACCAGTGGCATTTAAATGGTTTTTCTCTAGTATGTGTACGCAAATGATTTTCAAAATGTGCTTTTCGACCAGCAGCATATTTACATTTCTTACATTTGTAATATGCATAACCATGTTTGGACTTCCTATGCTTCAGAAGAAGCAATTTGCTAGAAAACATCGATTTACACTTTTTGCATGTAAAATGTTTTTCCTCTTCTGACaaggttttatttttaggttttacTACATTAGTTTTAATGGGACTTTTATCATTACTCTCAGATTCttttaatttagattttaaATCATCATCAAAGGTCATCGAGTTACCTTGACTGTAATTCTCTGTAATTTCTTCCTTTTTTTCCACCTTGACTTTGGTGTGCATGTGCCATTCCTTTTTGATGTTCTCTTCACATTTTTTGACATTTTCTTTagctacaaaataaattaattgttaagAAGCTTATATATCTGGTTTTCAAGCATAATTGAACATGATGTTTAGAGTCTATAAAAATCACTACTACCATaaagatttaattttattagaaATCATAGAACCTCAAAACATTCATTCTAAgaaagcaattttttttttacataatacatagcaaaactatacctaaaaaatcCCTACTCAGATTACTGTTTCTAACACATTCAGTACTAGTAGTAGTCGATAACATGTGAAACCCATATGTAGCGAAAATTTACTACGGACTGAGCTCCCgtctggcagtgaatgtgttaaacttTTGTTTATTCACATAGTTTATAACTACTAAAACCTTAGAAAACGTACTTTTTCGTGCAAATGACACATCAGGCCGTTGAAAAACCTCCGGGCCCACAACAACCTCCCTCTTGATAACATGATCTTCATACAAATCGGCCTGTATGGCTTCCTTGCTGTCACTATCTTCCCCGGGCTCCTCTTTTACTACTGTTATATCCATTGACATAGTGGTTATGTTTCTGTGTAACCTGCAAAAGCAATATAATATAgtggaaagtttccaaaaagttgaaaaCTTTCTGAGAACCAATTGCCGAAGATTTCACAGGAAACCAAGAAAACATTCATTTTAGAAATGGAAAGATTCCAGTATAAAAATATGAGAATTTTCCGTAATGATAACATGTGGAATGGAGAGCCTTGGTGCACAAAATATTGACCTCATGTGGTCACAACCCTCAGTCATGTGACTCATGAGGAATGGAGGAAGAACATGTGGGAATATTGCATATATTGGGTGCCAAGCTAATGGTTTTTCTGATTGCACATAAAACATAATCTAATATctttaaacaagcaattcttgtatatatatattggtaTACTTCGGGGATCATGGAAACGGCTCTATTTCAATGATatttgctatatgggagttTTCGGGTGCGATAAAtcaatctagctaggtcttatctctgggaaaacgcacatttttgagtttttatatgttttccgagcaatgcAAAATACATgttctcccagatatttttatCTGGACATACCAAAACATAGGagttatgtacatatttttatggTCCTGCATCATCAAGctttttaatttcagttgtgtTTCAAAGCATTTTCAGCTTATAAAATAGCCGCTTCCTGCTTTTACTCAATCGTTAATTCATGGTTCAAGTTCCGGAACAGACAAAGTAagttaaatttactatttaaaaacatatgatcagcagagctcggcaggggtgagctgttttcagagtttgcacaacatggacatgccttgtaatttaataactaaagaaataattttatttaggctgcctttccgctatgTCGCTACGGCTgcctttacgtcgccattaaaacaaataaattttatagcaagcttttttagtaaacttcttcaaataatatgtatatccatccatatgctactattaaagtttatttgtacataaggcattgtcattttagtttaattataattaataaagttttgttttaatatttctttctaaggtgtatctatattaatatctacacttgacataagtgacgtcaaaatggctcacccctgccgagcttgATCAGCGTTGGTTCCAGAAAGGCGAAAGAGACAATAAGTATTGTATTCTATGATTTTTCTAAAAATAGTTGTGAGAGTTGGGGTTGGGTGTGTGtgggtaaaaataaataatacctaagctccctttcgcacgacagctttttcgacgtgcgttaaaaaagcgcttgaatttgtccgcactctaaattcgatttaatgaccaaggcttaaagtcgaaaatccaacaacgcttgatataaagcgccaccgctgtcgtgtgaatacgtTGTCCATTaaatttgtgtcattcaaacgcttttttaacgcgcgtcgaaaaagctgccgtgcgaacggAGCCTGTTTACGTAAATACGTAccttgtaaatatttaaatggatgCCCTTCCTGAACTTTCAAGTAGTGATAATAATATGTCCGAGTTGTGAATACCTACGCGTATTAGAAAGACGGTATTGAATTGTAATAAAAAGAAAGTAACCACCCAAACCGGATTAATAGTCACAGGATAAGAAAACGAATcagataaagaaataaaacGAAAATGGAAAGATATTCAAGTGACACAGTGACAGTCAGTGACACTGACTGAAAGaaagttttgcttttttttaaagaaagagTTTGCGTTCGGTTCGGAAATTGGTTTAGGGCTCTATAGatgtaacaatttattttcaatttgaTCGCATTTATTTATCATTGGCAATTAACGAATTACCAATGACGAAATGTGCCACATTTAGTTTCATTTGTATAATTTGTGCTGTAATATCAGTCAAATTCCATTTGTTAGAAAGAGGGTCCTTCTTAttttacaaaaatcaaaacgtcATTATCTGCCCCTCTTACACAGCTATTTATGTTTCAGTTATTTATGCAAAAACAGCTCCTAAACTAATAAATATTCTTTGACTAGAAAATTGGCCACGGTCCTTCAGATCACTGGCTTTGGCTCAATTATATTCAACTACTCTTTGCTTTGGCTTCAgcgattttttaatttactataaaaaaaCAGTGCGATAACAAAACGCACTAAATGTCAAATGACGTTTACGTTTGACGTGACGTGTCGATTTGTTTGAAGTCACACTTTTTAGAAACGCTTGCGATTTCTAAATCGGCTTACATTATCAGAATACTCGATAAGCATTTTATCGCCATTAATATCCACGTAGCTTACATTTAGAGGTAAATCAATTAACCTCGCTTTAAGCACGGTTTGACACGGAGGTTAGACCATaggttttatttcaaagttTTCACTTATAATTTCGCTTTTTATGGTTAAAATAGTGTATTAAGGTGTGTCGACAGTTTGTATTAATTGTTATTGTATACGTTTCAGGTGTGAAAGATGTTGCGTTATCTAGTTTTTGCTGTTTTCCTGCAGTGTTGCATTTCGCAACAATACCAGCAAAAGGTTGCTCCTGGGGTGCCCCCACAGAACTATCAGGTAACTATTCGTTGCTCTTCTTCCTCTTTTCGTCTCCCTgcctttaaataatttttattcaatAGTTGTTATGTCATGTTGGCATAATTCGGGGTTTCCCCATATGTTTCACTGAATTATGAAAGCAATAGAATAGAAATCTACTAATTATAGTGAAATAATATTCTTCTTAAGACTCAAAGAATATAGATCTTAAGACTAAATAAGCTTATGAGTTTTGGTACAATTAGATGAGAATAAATTATTCTGAAGAAGTAATCCAAGTGCACTTCTTAAGGTTGTATAACCAGTTCTAATGATACCagataaaataaaaccgggcaagtgcgagtcggactcgcgcacgaagggttccgtacaataatgcaaaaaaaaacaaaaaaaagcaaaaaaaaaacggtcacccatccaagtactgaccactcccgacgttgcttaactttggtaaaaaatcacgtttgttgtatgggagccccatttaaatctttattttattctgtttttagtatttgttgttatagcggcaacagaaatacatcatctgtgaaaatttcacctgtctagctatcacggttcgtgagatacagcctggtgacagacggacggacggacggacggacggacggacggacagcgaagtcttagtaatagggtcccgttttaccctttgggtacggaaccctaaaaatgcacaTGCGAATAACTTGTTACAAATAATATTGCTTGCATTTTAATGTTGTATGTATATAATTTAATGATTCATGATTTTATGATGACCTCAATGTCAATTCTATGTTAATTTTAGTattcttaattttattcatgATGCTAACTTAATTGTTTTGTgtgtaaaatattacaaaatatgccattagtttttttttaaagttataaatttaaacaaaatgCAGAAAATGGTAACTTATCTCATTTTGTAATGGAATTCTTCTTTCCATCCTGTTACCCCCTGCTGGGTTGTAGAGCTTGAATCTTTTCCACTGACTCCGAATGTAATTatagttaaattaatattaGGTGAACTTATTCACTTTGCTAGAGCCAAGACATCAGCACTATTATATCCTCTGTCATGCTGTAGGGGCTGtctataaattacgtcatcgatttttgacgatttttgaccctcccctaaaatcatccaaaaatcatgcttcgaatgaccccggttcctcctacgtcatgctaccgtcatccgatgtccagacccctcccccccccccctaatttgaaatgacgtaatttatgaatgaaattttttgtttcatgttttttattatttttcagaaTTATCAACAACCTCCACCCCCGCCACCACCTCAAGGCCATCAGCAGgtaacatatatatgtatataatgggtctctattgtttcccaaatagttttaagtcaaaatatattgtttgtccgaattttcatTAGTcgtaattggtttttctcagaaatgcgtatcttttcaggattgccataaaacaaacctaacctaacctatttatagaataaccttactaatatcctgaaaagttaacggtttcagttttatgactagcAATAAATATGACAACAAATGACATTAGGACtcaaaactttatgggaaacaaagggacccctataaatataattttgatacttttttgcgttttttttctAACTAGCATCAATAAGCAGCCTTTCATGATTTAATGTcactttaagagccaacaggagtggtcactcctccatacaaacgtagtcgactgtttcctccgtgggttttgatgctagagcaatgattttttcaacacagattaatattgtcaatatctgtgtcggaccgttttggtttttttgatatttttgttttttaagacgctagagcccttcaaaaatggcctaattcaCTATGCCGCAaagagaggcgtagtattcaaaactgatatcaattagccaaaaaagcaaaacggtccgacacagataatttcataatcatttagatttccaagttggttagaattggttaagttttggaggaggaaacagtcgagtacgaaacctcgatttttgagaattttacgcgggatttttcgctttgtccttatcgcactagttttaggacccgcttccgttagcgagacgggtatgtttacctaaaatatttaaaactcagctcgtGTTTCGTCTTAAGGGTTGATGTCTACCACGGATATATCTGACTTAAAAGTTGGATTGTTTATTGCCTCTGATAATTTCAGATGTGGTGACTTTGGCTACCAATAAAATTCTATTTTACTAAACtaataattagagatgcaacggatagttgtttggccggataccggataccggatatccggcctggacactggccgaatatccggtatccggccgccggatattcggccggcggaactatacctacatttcggtttttcaggtgcgcattctgcaggtttgacctgtttcctagtaaacgttcgcgcggactcatttctaggttcaaaatgagtgcgcgtgcaagtcagtggaatgattaaattgttttaaaataataaacaagtacgattatgaccgtgtctgtttcttaaatccaatttgtttactccgaaatcaagcaatgttactatccggtatccggccggatagcaggtcactatccggtatccggctggatagtaaaataatggccggataggccggataccggatagtaaccggatatccggtgcatctctactaataataatcagagctcggcaggggtgagccattttgacgtcacttacctatgtcaagtgtagatattaatatggatacaccttagaaagaaatattaaaataaaactttattaaattattaattataattaaactaaaatgacaatgccttatgtaccaataaactttaatagtagcata contains:
- the LOC134677366 gene encoding zinc finger protein OZF-like, producing MSMDITVVKEEPGEDSDSKEAIQADLYEDHVIKREVVVGPEVFQRPDVSFARKTKENVKKCEENIKKEWHMHTKVKVEKKEEITENYSQGNSMTFDDDLKSKLKESESNDKSPIKTNVVKPKNKTLSEEEKHFTCKKCKSMFSSKLLLLKHRKSKHGYAYYKCKKCKYAAGRKAHFENHLRTHTREKPFKCHWCEYKCSRKDALMVHEKIHNEDREKRYQCEQCSYKSDSKGTIVRHEMVHSGEKPYKCRHCSYACRGKVDLRRHEGTHRPENSFKCGICDYSCTRKSDLGRHKRSHAPRPFNCTECTFKCSRKKVWLRHQQMHIENTFQCNDCNFICRMKSRFLLHLIEHRSEKPYKCNQCQNEYKLRSSLRTHKMTHTGEKPFKCNQCSYRCSLHHNLLKHKMRHDGPKPYTCNECGFKCRLRGGLIRHLMIHTGERPFKCKSCDYRCRDIQSLRIHERIHSNEKPYKCDICEYSCRCRSNLTKHVKTWH